A single window of Nyctibius grandis isolate bNycGra1 chromosome Z, bNycGra1.pri, whole genome shotgun sequence DNA harbors:
- the CZH9orf40 gene encoding uncharacterized protein C9orf40 homolog, whose protein sequence is MAKRRAEPSVCHVPIKRLLREPPPPPRAAAPERRPRGEAASAGPAAPKRKLEEAEAPPGKRPGLRGSSPRGEQGDAEGRRRRRGGPAAPQAERTAEERAGGRGRERAAVAEQEDFCQYNSFLYWRAPLPAIDFSDIQNLNGETPPEAKTPPRTDTMETEMET, encoded by the exons ATGGCCAAGCGGCGCGCGGAGCCGTCAGTGTGTCACGTGCCCATAAAACGGCTCCTGCGCgagccgccgccaccgccccgcgcTGCCGCGCCGGAGCGGCGCCCCCGGGGCGAAGCGGCGAGCGCCGGCCCTGCCGCCCCGAAGCGGAAGCTGGAGGAGGCTGAAGCGCCGCCGGGCAAGCGGCCCGGCCTGCGGGGGAGCAGCCCccgcggggagcagggggacgcagagggccggcggcggcggcgcggcgggcccGCGGCGCCCCAGGCCGAGCGGACGGCGGAGGAACGCGCGGGTGGCCGAGGGAGAGAGCGGGCCGCCGTCGCTGAG CAAGAAGATTTCTGTCAGTATAACTCATTCCTGTATTGGAGAGCACCATTGCCTGCTATTGATTTCTCTGATATTCAGAATCTAAATGGAGAGACTCCACCAGAAGCTAAAACTCCTCCAAGGACTGATACCATGGAGACTGAAATGGAGACCTGA